GCTCCTCGGGGGAGCCGTATCTCGTCCACCCCATCGGCGTGGCAATGCTCCTGGCCGAGCTGAAGCTCGACGAGGTCTCCGTGGCCACGGGACTCCTGCACGACGTCCTCGAGGACACCAAGACGACGAAGGAAGAGCTCGCCACCCTCTTCGGGCCGGAGGTCGCCGAGGTCGTCGACGGCGTCACGAAGATCGGCCGGTACGCCTACACGTCGAAGGAGGCGCAGCAGGCCGAGACGTTCCGGAAGATGCTCCTCGCGATGACGGGCGACCTCCGGGTCATCCTCGTCAAGCTCGCCGACCGCCTCCACAACATGCGGACCCTCAGCCACCTGAGGGAGGAGAAGCGGCGCGCCATCGCGGCGGAGACGATGGAGATCTACGCGCCGCTGGCGAACCGGCTCGGGATGGGCCGGATCAAGGGCGAGCTCGAGGACCTCTCCTTCCGATATCTCTACCCGGACGAGTTCGCGGCCCTGTCGGCCGCGGTGGACGAAAGGATGAAGGCCTCGGGGGCCGCGATCGAGAAGCTGCGGGAGGAGATCTCGGGGAAGCTCGCGGAGGCGGGAATCCCGGCCGAGGTGTCGGGGCGGGTGAAGAGACTCTGGTCGATCCGCCAGAAGCTCCTCCGCCAGTCGATCCCGCTCGACCAGCTCTACGACGTCCTCGCCTTCCGCGTCCTCGTCGACTCGCTGCGCGACTGCTACAGCGCCCTCGGCATCGTCCACCAGGCCTGGCGGCCCGTCCCCGGCCGGATCAAGGACTACATCGCGATGCCGAAGCAGAACTTCTACCAGTCCCTCCATACCACGGTGATCCCCGAGGGTGAGCCGCCGTTCGAGATCCAGATCCGGACGCGGGAGATGGACCTCTTCGCCGAGCAGGGAATCGCGGCCCACTGGAAGTACAAGGAGGGGCGCGGGAGCCGCCGCGTCGACGAGCAGGGGATCGCGGCGATACGCCAGATCCTCGAGACGACCCGCGACATCGCGAACCCCCGCGAGTTCCTCTCCTCGCTCAAGATGGACCTCTACGCCGACGAGGTCTACACGTTCACGCCGAAGGGTGCGGTGTACTCGTTCCCGCGCGGCGCCTCGCCGGTCGACTTCGCCTACCGGATCCACACCGACGTCGGCCACCGCTGCGTCGGCGCGCGGGTGAACGGGAGGCTCGTCCCGCTCCGGACGCCCCTCGTGAACGGCGACATCGTCGAGATCCTCACTTCTCCGGCGTCGCAGCCTTCGCGCGACTGGCTCGCGTTCGTCGTGACGTCGCGCGGGCGGAACAAGATCCGGGCGTTCCTCCAGACGAAGGAGAAGCAGAAGTCGATCGAGATCGGGCGGAGGTTCCTCGACAAGGAGCTGAAGAAGGTCAAGCGCACCTTCGGCAAGCTCGTCGACGCGAAGGCGTTCGACGCCGTGCTGCCTGAGCTCGGCGTGGCCCGTGTCGACGACCTCCTGGCCGAGATCGGGTACGGCAAGATCCCGCCGCGCGTCGTCGTCCAGAAGCTCTTCCCGCAGGAGGAGCCGTCGGGCGACAAGGCTGGCCCCTCACGCACCGAAGCGCTGAGGAAGGTCGTCAGGAAGATTCTCCCGATCGGCGGGACCGGGATACTCGTCCGCGGAGAGAACGACCTCCTCGCGA
The genomic region above belongs to Holophagales bacterium and contains:
- a CDS encoding bifunctional (p)ppGpp synthetase/guanosine-3',5'-bis(diphosphate) 3'-pyrophosphohydrolase; translation: MLRFEDILDAVESYLPGADEDLLRRAYIFSAQAHRHQLRSSGEPYLVHPIGVAMLLAELKLDEVSVATGLLHDVLEDTKTTKEELATLFGPEVAEVVDGVTKIGRYAYTSKEAQQAETFRKMLLAMTGDLRVILVKLADRLHNMRTLSHLREEKRRAIAAETMEIYAPLANRLGMGRIKGELEDLSFRYLYPDEFAALSAAVDERMKASGAAIEKLREEISGKLAEAGIPAEVSGRVKRLWSIRQKLLRQSIPLDQLYDVLAFRVLVDSLRDCYSALGIVHQAWRPVPGRIKDYIAMPKQNFYQSLHTTVIPEGEPPFEIQIRTREMDLFAEQGIAAHWKYKEGRGSRRVDEQGIAAIRQILETTRDIANPREFLSSLKMDLYADEVYTFTPKGAVYSFPRGASPVDFAYRIHTDVGHRCVGARVNGRLVPLRTPLVNGDIVEILTSPASQPSRDWLAFVVTSRGRNKIRAFLQTKEKQKSIEIGRRFLDKELKKVKRTFGKLVDAKAFDAVLPELGVARVDDLLAEIGYGKIPPRVVVQKLFPQEEPSGDKAGPSRTEALRKVVRKILPIGGTGILVRGENDLLATLARCCRPVPGEEIVGYVTRGRGVSVHSAACPNVRNLLFDPSREIEVEWHAAKDASFTVDFEVQVEDRPGILARITQVISDAGSNIEAIEARTSPGRTAVIEGSATTPDRRHLDKLLLAIRAVPGVTTVRRKFNVSRLGPR